AACCCTCAATGTGAAATGTATGTGGGAGCTGGTGGTGTGGAAGGTGCCATGTCGTGGTCGCAGTGTTCCCTCTTCTCTATGGGTCACTCAGCAAGAGAGTTCCTGTgggcagagtgagagagcaTCACACTCTGCCCACACATTTGTCCTCCAAAAACCACAGTCATCTTCAtatgcaaaaataaaaaaaagctgAAGTCAGAAATTATAGCTGTGGCTGTTAACACAAGTTGTGTTTGTAATATAAAATGTTACTGTTAAGACATTTCTGCGTCTTAATGTAGCTATAGGTTCGACAACCACAGAACTAATGATGGAAATATTTTAACTTTAATGCTTCTAAGACACGCTGAGGACTTTTGACGCCTACATTTTCTAAAATCCATGTGACATAGTGAGGTTTCCATCCAAATGTATTACACATTTAATCAAATTTCGAGGGAAATTGCCATAAAATATTGCAAATAAATCTTGTTTTTCCCCCCCCACAACCATTATGCAATTATAAGATTGAAATTATTCCAGTCCTCCAGTATGAAAACCAGCAGATGAACCTTTTATGGTTAAAAGCGATGGACAAAACATTTTTGGGAGCTTTTTCCCTTTTATAATATATAGTAAAACTAAAGATAGCTACGACATGTGGAGAGAAAGGGCATGACATGGAGCAAAGGGTCGTGAGTCCGATACAAACCCGGCCGCTGTGGTCAGGTTGATAACATTTCTAACAAAGCTTCCTTCGCACCATGTCTATTCCACACTATTGGCACACCTCAAGGCAGTAACAGCAAATCTCCTGTGCTTCCATGTGTCTCTCTGGAAAGAAAGTCATACACTATTCATAAGGGCCGAATCGGTGTGTATTATTTATTAGAGAGGTCCTTGTCTGAGGCTTTTATAAACTTAGGGTGGATACCTTTTAGACACTATTTGTTTTTAGTTTAAAACATCAACTTGTAAAAcatactccattacaagttgGTCATGCAATTAATGATAACTTAATTAAAAGTTCATAACTATTATCAGATAAATGTATGTAAAGTATTACATGTATACGTACTGTTTCAGTAACTTAGTTTAGTGTTACTGAGGAGCCAAAGTCCAGGAAGGTTGTGAACCGTTGTGTTAATCTTGTGTTAATCTTGTTAACCCCTGAATTGTAAACGAGAAGACTCATGAAGTGgcacattttttttctccaattatACCATCCATTATACCATCATAATTTACTACCGCTAATTctatattgtatatattttcGTATGTTACTTTACAGTATTGTTTCTCTGCTGATAGGAGTAATATGTTTCAGTTGTAGGATTCATCTTTGAGAACCAGGTTGTAAAATTATCCTCGCACTTACTTTGGCTTCCAGTAGAGGGCAGCAAAACACTTATAAATGTGCCACAGGCGAGCAGAGGCTCTTCAGCTCAACAACAGGTCTGTCCTGAACTACTCCTGGCTCTGTAAATCCTTTGCAGCATGTGGATAAACAAGTGGTGTCGAGTTTGTACCTCTCGTGTATCTTCTACAGGCCCTTATCTTTGCTGTtctttatatacatttttctTACAATTTGATGGCTTTAGTTTAACTTATGTATTGTATTGCCCAATATTGAGGTATTGCTTTTTTTAGAACACACCACTATTCCGTGTCATTTATCGATCAATATATACTATCAAAACCTCCCAAAGAGCATAGTGGTGTCTAAAACCTGATTTATTTTCTCATATTGGCTGGAATTACTTTACTGGAATCAATAATTCACCGTCCTATGAGCAGCTGTATGTGAGACTTGACTCATTAGATTGAAGGGTTTCCATTACATATTTTTGTCAGTATGggggtatgtatgtatgtgatgGCCAAAACGTCAAGAGGTAACTTTAGAAAGAGAAAATGCAAGCCATTCACTGAAAATGCTTCAACGTGGCTTAAACATGACTTTCTCTGGTCACTTACACCATAACAGGCCGTCAAAGGGAACCAGCTGCTTCTTCATAAATACTTTAACTCAGTCATGGATTGTtaaagttttattttgatgtgcaaccaatacaaaatatttaaaagaacAGATCAAATCTAAAGAAGGCAACAACCCACTGAGCAATAGTGACGCTCTGCAACATTAAATCCATTACAGGCCAGTGAAAGTAACACACCCCTAAGCCCCAAATCTCTTTAATACAACACCCAGTAGGAAAGTACTAAGCTCTTTACCGATGGCTAAGATGCGCCAGCACTCGGCAACACTAGTGCCTCTGCTTTATATTCAGTACAGTACAAATTGAATACAGGTGACCATATATTTGAAGACATTTTTGAGGTTATCGTTTGCTACTATCATGGCCAGGACACTACTGTGCGAGAATATTGAAATTGAAATCTCTGTAAAGAATATCTGTGGTTAAACATGGCTTGTATTGCAGCTAAAACGTTGGCCTGAAATGCATTTCAACTTTTAGAAATATCTACAGAATGATAAGTATTTACTTTATCACACTCTTTGGCATATTGGACTGGAAACAAAACAAGCACATACAACATCACTGTGGGTTTTCAGAAATGGTAAAAGTTCTTTGTccccatttaaaaaaacatttcttctAAAACTAAAAGATAATTTATCcaaaaatgataaaaaaaaatggcaaaattattattaatttaaaaaagtGTAGCAGTACTGAACAGCTCTTTGTCATTAGTAAAAATCTGgcatattgtttgtttttcagaaGATATATGAGTGATTTTGGTGTTTCATATAGACTAGAGTTCATACTTTTTTAATGCACCTATTGATATTTGAAAATCTATGATCGCCTACATCTGGACTTTTTCGCTTTGGGAGTTGGGAGCATCTGAAGGAAATTCATGCAAATATGGGGAGACCCCGACTGTTTTATGTGCCCAGAAAAAGTAGCCCTAAATAGTATCTTTTAAATGAAATGCACATGAAAAGGTTACTTTTTAAGCATGAGGTACTTAAAAAAGCAGTTATCAATATCTCCATAATATGCATGAGCAGGTGTAACCTTGATATCTTGATGAGTTGTCAGATATGTTTGCAGTGGCTGCTGGATTAGATATTAACTTCGGCCTAAATCACGTTATGCTGACAGACATACAAATGGATAATCCAAGGTGTGCCTTTTAAAAGCCAGACCTTGGCCACCAGGATCCACATGTAGCAGAGTCCTCTCCATCCAAGAAACAAAACTGAAGGGCTGATTGAAACCGCAAACCGCAAACATGAACGGGACAGAGGGACAATATTTTTACATCCCTATGGTTAACACCACTGGCGTTGTCAGGAGTCCTTATGAATACCCTCAGTACTACCTTGTCAACCCAGCAGCTTACGCCGTCCTGGGTGCCTACATGTTCTTCCTCATCCTTGTTGGCTTCCCCATCAACTTCCTCACTCTGTTCGTCACCATCCAACACAAGAAGCTGCGTACCCCTCTAAACTACATCCTGCTGAACCTTGCTGTGGCTAACCTCTTCATGGTGTTTGGAGGATTCACCACCACCATGTACAGCTCTATACACGGCTACTTCGTCCTAGGACGCCTCGGCTGCAATTTGGAAGGATTATTTGCTACCCTTGGCGGTGAGATTGCCCTCTGGTCACTGGTTGTCCTGGCTATTGAAAGGTGGATCGTTGTCTGCAAGCCCATCAGTAGCTTCCGCTTCGGGGAGGATCACGCAATCATGGGTTTGGCCTTCACATGGGTGATGGCTTGTGCTTGTGCTGTGCCCCCTCTTGTCGGCTGGTCTCGTTACATCCCTGAGGGCATGCAGTGCTCATGTGGAATCGACTACTACACACGTGCAGAAGGATTCAACAATGAGTCCTTTGTTATCTACATGTTTGTCTGCCACTTCACGATCCCATTGATTATCATTTCCTTCTGCTACGGCCGTCTACTCTGCGCTGTCAAAGAGGCTGCTGCTGCCCAGCAGGAGTCTGAGACCACCCAGAGGGCTGAGAAGGAAGTCAGCCGGATGGTAGTAATCATGGTCATTGCCTTCCTGGTGTCTTGGGTTCCCTATGCCAGTACGGCCTGGTGGATCTTCTGCAATCAAGGAGCTGAGTTCGGACCACTCTTCATGACCGTCCCGGCCTTCTTTGCCAAGAGTTCTGCCGTCTACAACCCAATGATCTACATCTGCATGAACAAGCAGTTCCGCCACTGCATGATCACCACCATGTGCTGCGGTAAAAATCCAtttgaggaggaggaaggagcgTCCTCTACTAAGACCGAGGCTTCGTCTGTATCCACGAGCTCGGTGTCTCCTGCATAAAAGGGCCGTTGACACAGGCTCCATGATCCAATATCGAAGAAGACGACTTCTGCTCCCCTGGTAAAACGACTAAAGGCTAACGTCTACAGAAATAActcctttttgtatttttacaaatgTGTTGGTTCAACCTAAAGACAGTTGCAGGAAAGGTCTGGCCATAACAGAGTTGTTCTGTATTTGCAGAATATCCAACTTAAAAATTTATTTTTTCCAAGAAGAAAGGGAAAAAACCTTTTTACAGTTGGATCATATGATACTggcttatttttaaatgtagacGCATGTTACCAAGGCAATGTAAAATAAAACGCACTTTGCAAATGACTCATTCTGTTgcatgttttatttaaaatgtggggTGCAAAAGAGCTTTTATAGTACAACTAGTGCTCTTCTGATACAGAGCTTTTTGGTGCGGATATTTGGGAAATAGAAAAATTGAGAATAGCGTTTTAATTTATTTGTAGCGGCATCTGCATTGCTACTCCTAGTGTTATCAATCACAGGGCACCTTGAATTTAAGAATTGGCCTACCTAAGGGATTATGACATTATTAATCAGGGATGATTATAGATGTGACACCAACTTTGtagttaacctttatttaatgtGATTAATATTCGTCATTAGATTATGATTATCGGATAACAGTATTATCAAGAGACACCTTGATGCAAAGGTTATGGAATGGAAACAATGACTTACTTATAAACTTACAATGTATTTATTCACAGGGGGAGTATACTATGATATAATGCTTTACATTAATAAACTCTTAAAATGTCCTAAGAGCTGTCAGTGATTCAGTTTATAGTGTAATAATAAACCATTTGTTACATGTTTGTATTTTGCTTACAAATGCAAATTACTTGAACTTTAAAAAAGTGCTACCAGTTATGATTGCTAACAAATActtaacattaaaaaatacttaaaTATGTCCTCTTTGCTGTATACTGTAGTGTGTTTTACATTATTTAGTCAAAGTCCTTAGGCAGGCAGCTAATAAGTGCCCTCTGGGGGGACTTAGAGAAAAGTGTTACTGAAGAATCCTTGGGAAAGTTGTACATTTCTCAATCAGTTTTCAGAATAAAGATGAAAACCTATTTAGAGTATTAGATATGCATATTAACAACAAGTTTTCCTGTTGTATTAGATGTGCATATTAGATAGATATTGCGGTTAGTTTATCAATGAGACCCACTTGAGATCTGCACAGGTTCATGGATTCAATATTTCACAGATGTAGCGTTAAATTGTACCACTAAGATGAAAGACGTTCACTCGTGTGATGACGTGATTTCTCCCACTCAGTTCCTGGTTGTGCAGTATGCCAGACTCAAACAAAATAAACCCTAAGATCTCTCCAGTAATGACCTTCATGTGTACTGTAGCTATAGCAACCATTTTACCAGTGGAGCTTTCATggaatacagatatatttcagagcaGTCTGAAGTAAAGCTTAATGGAGAGAAAAAATCAATCACTCGCTGCTTAAATTTAgaactaaaaaagaaaaaagacatgCTCTAACATTTGAATGAAGGTAATTAAAGAGTATTGGATGGATGACAACTTATACTTTACTGTTCTCACATGCAAAATACCATTCGAAACCAGTTTTAATATTAGTATGGTTCGGAACAGTGTTCATTAATCTGTCAATTTGTactatcattattattaatattattacacTGCACCATTTGAAGTATCAGTGGAATGATTAGTGTTATTGCAACAATGACTACTATcgtaacaataacaaaataatacctCCAGGAGTGTAAGGAGGGAGACAGTGTTGTAGACAAGAAAAGCCATGCGGTTGACAGCCCATACTTTAACATCTTTAAATGTTTTACATTTCCATGTTACTATTTTGATTTAAGTTTGAACCGTTGTAAAGTCATTATTAAATGTAGTACATTCTCCTCCAGTGTCGATCTTCAATAAAAGAAAGTCTCTAAAGCTGCATATTAAAACGTAGTGTGACCAGGAGTGACACACCAGAGTGATTTGATCAAACTCTCCAGAGTGTCTCCAGAGACATTACTGAAAAACGGTTGTGCAGAAATATGAAATCCTTTTGAATTTGTATGGaaaactttatttgataataaaAATAGCATTCACAGACTTCTTTTGATAGCTACATATACATTGTAATCCATCTCAAGGAAAGAAGCTGGATAAGTCCACATCTACTTGTACTTAGACTAATGTTATGTATAGCTTCATGGGTCAAATAAAGCTATGAACAATGTAGTATTTATATATGCATAGTTTTATAAAAAAGATTGGCCCATATACACGTACTGCTTTTATCAACACAGAAACAGCATTATGTCCGGAGCACATTGCAAGAAATAATGCTTGAAGAACACAGACTGCATACAAGTGCTTTATAATACAAAGGCAGGCTAACCATCGAGAGAGATTCAAACCATCAAACAGTTTCTGATTGACCAAATACAGtcttttaaaatgtctttaCATACCTGATCCAGAGTAAATTAACATATTTCCCATAAATCATCAGGTCCATTTCAGAGATATAAACACAATATCACATTCCTCACTGCTGAGGTTTTTCATAAATGTCTCTTTTGTACAAGAAAAAGGCAACATTTTAATCCTTGACAGGTTCCTAATAGTTACACTGGAAAATTCTTTACAGGTGATGGCCAACAGGTTAACTTCTTAaatgtatttccttttttttctacttttttgtTAATACAGTACCATGGCGACAACAGTGATCAAACAATGCATTTGTTGTGGTTTatccaatatatatatatttttttttaatgaaacataaaacggagaatacacacaaacacattataAAGCAGCAGTCAGACTCCAGTGGCGTGACAGCATGGCTCAGCATGGCAGATTGGTTGTCTCCTGTACCGCGACtccatatttaccaacacaagAAACCACATCAGCTCTTTGTGTCAGGACCCAGGAGGTGGTCGGTGTGCAGTGTGGTTACCATGGGGACAGGGCTAACAGTTACTGTGGGAGTACAGTGCATGTTTCTTATCGATTATTCTCATTCAGACCTATCAGATAAAGTGGTTAAACTACACTTAAATTTACACATGCATCTTGCACAGGATTAACTTACACATTtgtgttttaattttttttttggcaTATTTGAAAAATCATATTTTATGGCAGCTTCAAGCTGGTATTGTGGCAAAATGCAGACTCATATTAAGTACAATTTATCAATTTTTTTTGTAACACATTTAGATTTTTCCACAACAGTCTACCAAAACCGTTTTGCCTGTATTTAAAAGTGAGTCGGGTTACTTCCCTGCTACATCAGTTCAAACTGGGAAACAATGTGagtattcatttttattttaaaatcctCCTCCAAGGGATAAATTATTAACAATATTGCCAATATTGTCTGATCTCTATTCTTAATTTtagaagtgtatgtgtgtgtgtatttaggcaaAGGAGGGTGAGCTGCCACACATTTCAGGGATGCAACACAAGTAAGGGTACAGCATGCTTTTCCAGGTACAGTGTGCACTTCTACCTTGGTCCTCAAGAAATTGAGCTTGCTCAATATGTgccaaattaaaaataaatagtgagcaaatgacacaGTCATATATTAATTATATAATTATCACTCTAGTTTCACCATCAGATCTTAAATTTAGATTTTTGCCTGAAGTCCAACGTGACTTTCACTTGTGAACCATCAGTGTCTTGTGCTATAGTTTGTTCAGTAAAGCAATTCAGGAATGGAACAGACATCTAAAAACAAGTTGAAAACAAGCTTAGTAGTTAGAAGATACCACAACTGGAAGCATGTTTCATACCTCTGAGGGAACAAATATTTAGATTCAGCAATGCCTACAAAAAGCAATATCACTGATTTCATATGCAGGCACATACAATACCTTTATTATAGTACAACAACCTCTGTTATGTTCAAAATAACTCTAACAATGACGAAACAACCAGTATGAACTGATAATAGGATTGTACTCCTGCTGTTTTATGAATCTCTGGGTAGGATCACAAGTAGTTAAGTTAATCAAATCATTCAAATAAATCGGTCAACCAAATGAAGCACAAGAGTTAGTATCCTCAGAAGTCCAATTCCAGTGTATGGTACATAGTTTGCACAGATAGAGGAGAGAGTGGCAAGGGGGGTCTCTGCTCTAGATGCTGAGGTCTTTGGGGGTTTCTTTGTACAGCCTTCTCTTGGGCTCAGGGAGCTGGTTTGGGCTGCGGCCTGCTGCGTTATTGTTATGGCCCGTGTTGTTGTAGGCAGCATTGTTGTGTGCAGCGTTGTTCTTCATCATGCCGTAGTAATCCTTCAGTCTGGGTGCTGCTGCATAGTTCAGCTCCTCCcggctgtagttgctgtcaggGGAAGAGTCCCGCTCAACTCGGTATCGTCGCTCCGGTGTCCCGTTCATCGGAAATCTTTCCTGCCTGCTCTCTGGCGAAGAGTCTCTCAGGAGGTTGCCGTTCTTTGTGGCTCTCTCACATGTACGACCCCTGGAAAGAGACAAGGAatccccgttgttgttgttggtccgCTCTGGGGTGGTGGCCTCCTTGACTTGTCTAGGCGTCTGCGGGTCCTTGAGGAGCCTCCGCTCGTAGAACTTGCGTTCAGGGGTGGCTGCAAGGAACCCGCCATCGTCGTACTCCCTCTCAGGTGTGCGGTCGCGATGTGCACGCTCTGCCCTGCGGTCCATGGACTTGGCACGCCGGCGATCAGGAGAAGGGGCACGCTTTGATGTTGGAGAGCGGTCAAGGGACCCGCGACGTTGCCGGGACCTCCCGTCCAAAGTAGAGCTGCTGTTTGAGAGCTCTCGTCccctcagtttctgggcagctGCAGCCTTTTTCCCCGAGCTGTCTTTCCTCAGAGTCTTCAGGAGTTTAGAGATGCCGCTCTCTGAATCGGATTTCTTGACTTTGCGGCCTCGGCTCTTCTTGTTGTCACTGCTACTGCTGTGACCATCTTCTGGAGACGGCTGTCTGGGGGAACTTTGACTGTGATTGTTATTCCAGGTGTGATGATGGTGGGGATTAATTTGCCGGCCTTGGTAGTCCATCTGATCTGACCCAGCCCTGTCCCTTGCTCGGCCACACGCAGCCTCCTCCTGGCGTGATGGTTTGTGAAGGTCTGGTGGATAACTGGACTCCAATGAGGTGTGATATCGGCTGTTAGGTGGCAGCGTTCTCACTTCCGGAGTGTTTTGTGCCCCGGGTGTGGGAGGGTGCCCGTCACTGCTGCCGTCTGCAGGAGAGGAGAAAGAAAGAGGAGCTTGTTGACTAGAAATACCTTATTAGATGAATGAAGTTGAGGAATACTTGTACATCAACATTTGACATTTATTGTATTCAGCAGACATGGCTTTCCTTGTTGGTTCATGGTTGCTCTCGCATTGACATGACAGCAATCAATGCAGAGATTTATGGATGTCATGCATACATGTGCTCTTTCATATACTGAGTATATATCCCATGAAACAATCAGGCTTATCTAAATTGATCTATAAACATAAAATGCATTGAAGTGATGAATCACTTCAATATGATTTCTCTATAGGGCTGCGGAGACACAAGGTGATGTCAGCAACACATCGGCAAGTGTAGGGCAGGGGTTATCAATGGCACAGCAGACACCTAGGAAATCATTCAAAACAAATATGGTGCATCATCGGGAGGAACAAACTCAAAGCAAAAAAAGAGTGTGTTGGTTGCAGGTCTGCCAAATTAGAGACGGGTTGCTATGGTAGCAGCATGGGAAGTGGCATTAAATTAGTCGCAGAAAAAAATTATCTGGTGTGGGGCTGGGGGAGGGTTTGTGTGTGTACAGATTTAAGTTAAATTAAGTTGAATTCAGGCATGACACGACATAAAGCATGCACACTGTCAACACACCTGcgcgcaaacacacacagagtggGATTCAGGAAGGTATGAGCTGGAAGGAAGGGTGGATCAAATCGAAAGGAAAAAGATGACCGGGCGAGTGAGTTGGGACAGACTTTTGGCTACAAACCGTGGTCTGATTTTGGCCCATTAGGTAGAAACAGGGCTCTCCCATCTTGTCATTCCTCATTGTACCAACAGCGAGATGAGGAGCCATCATCgctggagaggaggaagagcccAGCAACAAGAGACAATCAGAGAGAAAGGAGGATATAGAGAggagaaaacaaataaaacagacaAGAGGCTGTTTTACAGTGCATCTTGATAAAGAGAAGAAAGGGTTTGTAGTGAAAGACAAAGAAACATAACTCTTTATACTGTATCACAAATCCATCTGAGAGAAGGAAAGCATCAGAATATTAAACCCTAGAAAAGAATGCAACAATATGACTCAAACAGTGAGAGGAATAATCCATCAGCCGGGCATACAGCTCTATGGAGAGAATATTACTTTAGCTGTAAAACATCTCTACTACAGAGTATAAATCACTGAACAAGCTTTAGCGGCAGCCATTCCTGAATTGATCAATATCATTTGACAGCTCAATATTGTGTTGAAACTATGACAGGTCACATTAAATCCATAGTTCATAAAGTGCCTTTCTGTTAAATGTTTATCATATACAGTAATGCAATTCttgaaaatcaatgtttttctttttgaaagaCAGTATTTGTCCCTGTGGTGCACTTGGCAGATAAGAGGCTTTATTTTAGTCTGCGGTGTGTACAGCTTGAACAATAATAAGATTTCAAGGCTGACATACTGTAAGTAGTGTTATTTACAGGAAGAGAAACACATTTCAACCTGTTAACCTACCATATTCAGGTACAGATCCATCTCCCCGTTTGAGGACGAGGCGTGCTCGCCGACCACCGTTCTTGATCAGTTCAATGGCACGTGAATGCTTCATGTTCTTTGTGCTCTCACCATTAATCTCCAGAATCTCATCTCCTACCTAAAAGGGAGAGGCCAAGTTATTATCATAGCTATTTAATGGATGAGTAGATTCATAGAAGAGAGAAACGAGAGTTATAAACTAAGTAGTGACACATGCAGATTTTAATGGTTGCATACCCTCATTTTTCCATTTCTGACAGCAGCCCCATCCTCTGCCAGTCTCAAGACATACAGGTCCATGCTGTACTCCCGCCCTCCTCTCAGGCTGAAGCCAAAACCTTTACCGTCCCGCTCAAGGTCCACAGAGTAGAACTCGGCATCCTATGAGACAGAAAAGGAGAGATAAGTCACAGGGAGACTAGAGCGGGGTGACTAATCCATGGTGCACAAGGGAGTCAAAAGGTGAGTCCACACTTCAGGACTAATCAAGCCATATCCCACAAAAACTCACAAAATGTCAATGGCAGTACAACACACTGGATGAATGAATAATGAATGCAACATGAGTCTGTGAGCAGAGTACAGATCACTTAGCAAGGGCATCACAAGGGCTGGGCCTACATCTTACCATACTCCTCAAAAGAAGTGAGATCTCTTCCAAAATCAGATTTATATACAATGAAACTTCTCTCTCATGGGAATAGATACTgtatatgtttttttgtttttttaatacgCAAAAGCTCAATTGAAAGGAGAAGGACGGACAAGCTAAAGATAATATCATGCAAGTAGAACATCTGAGACATGTAGGGAACAGTTAGTGAAGATGTAATATTTGTCAGAATATGGTTATTTGTGTTTCTATATGTAAAAGACAAATAGTATTTAGGATATGACATCCTTACTTAGACATCAATGAAATAAGATTCAAATGTAAATAACCAGTAGGATGCTAAAGGCATAGTAAGGGAAACTTAATTTTGAACCGTAATACCCAGTTTGACGCAGAACTCTAAAGGCTTACTACCTTGTCATTATGTTAAGACTGTCATTAAAGAGTGCTGCTCAACACTGCTGCATAAATAACTGCAAAG
This Pseudochaenichthys georgianus chromosome 7, fPseGeo1.2, whole genome shotgun sequence DNA region includes the following protein-coding sequences:
- the LOC117449177 gene encoding rhodopsin, giving the protein MNGTEGQYFYIPMVNTTGVVRSPYEYPQYYLVNPAAYAVLGAYMFFLILVGFPINFLTLFVTIQHKKLRTPLNYILLNLAVANLFMVFGGFTTTMYSSIHGYFVLGRLGCNLEGLFATLGGEIALWSLVVLAIERWIVVCKPISSFRFGEDHAIMGLAFTWVMACACAVPPLVGWSRYIPEGMQCSCGIDYYTRAEGFNNESFVIYMFVCHFTIPLIIISFCYGRLLCAVKEAAAAQQESETTQRAEKEVSRMVVIMVIAFLVSWVPYASTAWWIFCNQGAEFGPLFMTVPAFFAKSSAVYNPMIYICMNKQFRHCMITTMCCGKNPFEEEEGASSTKTEASSVSTSSVSPA